From the genome of Papaver somniferum cultivar HN1 chromosome 2, ASM357369v1, whole genome shotgun sequence, one region includes:
- the LOC113347809 gene encoding uncharacterized protein LOC113347809 isoform X2, translating to MDDPSCRRSWMYLFGRQVSYLQVDPTSNHFCAICISSQCKYTDLQHKDFGLAKGVATAIFSTAGTGFEIFFEDQTENMTPERPSITPIPYLIMLASHDIKVHNSPQTLACK from the exons ATGGATGACCCGTCTTGTCGGCGCAG TTGGATGTACTTATTTGGACGCCAAGTATCCTATCTCCAG GTGGATCCTACTTCCAACCATTTTTGTGCAATCTGCATTTCTTCACAGTGCAAATACACAG ACTTGCAACACAAAGATTTTGGATTGGCAAAAGGTGTTGCTACTGCCATTTTCTCTACAGCTGGTACTGgctttgaaattttttttgaagatCAGACAGAAAATATGACACCTGAGCGTCCTTCCATAACCCCAATACCATATTTGATTATGCTGGCAAGCCATGATATTAAAGTTCACAACTCACCACAAACACTAGCATGTAAATAA
- the LOC113347809 gene encoding uncharacterized protein LOC113347809 isoform X1 gives MDDPSCRRSWMYLFGRQVSYLQVFQTFNPCAHQVDPTSNHFCAICISSQCKYTDLQHKDFGLAKGVATAIFSTAGTGFEIFFEDQTENMTPERPSITPIPYLIMLASHDIKVHNSPQTLACK, from the exons ATGGATGACCCGTCTTGTCGGCGCAG TTGGATGTACTTATTTGGACGCCAAGTATCCTATCTCCAGGTATTTCAGACCTTCAATCCGTGTGCCCATCAG GTGGATCCTACTTCCAACCATTTTTGTGCAATCTGCATTTCTTCACAGTGCAAATACACAG ACTTGCAACACAAAGATTTTGGATTGGCAAAAGGTGTTGCTACTGCCATTTTCTCTACAGCTGGTACTGgctttgaaattttttttgaagatCAGACAGAAAATATGACACCTGAGCGTCCTTCCATAACCCCAATACCATATTTGATTATGCTGGCAAGCCATGATATTAAAGTTCACAACTCACCACAAACACTAGCATGTAAATAA